Genomic DNA from Candidatus Sulfurimonas marisnigri:
CAGTTTTCACCAAAAGTGAATCTGATAATGCTTTTGCTGCTATTTCAGCTTCTCTATCATCTTTTGCACCTGTTACATTGTATGTAACAAGCTTTGTAGCACCTTCGCCATCTCTAACCATCTCTAGTGCTAAAAAGTGCATCACTTTAAAAAGTGCCTCGGCAAAAGCCTCTTTTTCATAAGCTCCACTTTTACCGTTCGCTAAAAGTAAAACTGTGTCATTAGTTGATGTATCTCCATCAACACTAATTGCGTTAAATGTATTTTTTACGCTAGAGTCTAAAGCCTCTTGCATTTGGCTTTTAGTTACCAATGCATCTGTCGTTATAAAACATAACATTGTAGCCATCGCAGGGTTTATCATCCCTGCACCTTTTGCTATTGCACCTATATTGAAACTATTCCCATCATCAAGTTGCACTTTGAAAGATATCTCTTTTGCAAACGTGTCTGTTGTCATAATTGCTTTTGAAGCAGAACTTGAATCTTTTTTAGAGTAGTCAAAAAGCTTCATTCCGTCAATGATTTTTAGTTTTGGTAATCTAACACCAATAACTCCAGTTGAGCTCATAATTGGATTTTTTACAATTTTGCATCTATCCAATATTTCATTTATGTCAT
This window encodes:
- the argJ gene encoding bifunctional glutamate N-acetyltransferase/amino-acid acetyltransferase ArgJ is translated as MYKIVNTQGGVCASDGFFADGVSAGLKKNHAKDMAFIYSEDECEVASVFTTNKMCAAPIKHFRSMGEFKTNFILINSKNANAMTGKAGIDDINEILDRCKIVKNPIMSSTGVIGVRLPKLKIIDGMKLFDYSKKDSSSASKAIMTTDTFAKEISFKVQLDDGNSFNIGAIAKGAGMINPAMATMLCFITTDALVTKSQMQEALDSSVKNTFNAISVDGDTSTNDTVLLLANGKSGAYEKEAFAEALFKVMHFLALEMVRDGEGATKLVTYNVTGAKDDREAEIAAKALSDSLLVKTALFGEDPNWGRIASTIGASGVEANEESLKISFDNLCVYDRGELYFNEEMEKKCAAVMQSSKFTISCDLGIGEGNFKAYGCDLGHEYVKINADYRT